From Candidatus Edwardsbacteria bacterium, the proteins below share one genomic window:
- a CDS encoding aromatic amino acid ammonia-lyase produces MPVILSGAGLTVEKLVQIARHNEKVELAPEALERIKQCRAMLEDKIKAREIMYGVNTGIGEFSETVLTDDQVKDFQKYLIYNHAAGIGEPVPIEQVRAAMAGRINVHAHGNSGCRPEITQTYIDMLNKGVTPVVCQKGSVGACGDLAPMSQIALLLMGEGEAFYKGERLPGKKAMDKAGIPVPGLQARDGLAAINGSNLLTAMSALTLYDFNRWLKQAEIACAMSLESLMANLKPYDIRLHQVRGFKGAQRSSKAILACIQGSDLQTGKIKTKVQDAYSMRSTPQVIGAAHDAIAYAKSQVEIELNGVGDNPIFLPEFKLTLTGANFQGSPVCLPMDMAGAAITMVCVLSERRLNRLTNPALSVGLPSFLTKGAGMFSGMMLSQYTADMLIVEQRILCMPASIQSIPAAADQEDFVSMGMNTALKNNQILDNAYGILGIEMMAAAQALDFRDFSFGQGVNKAREVIRKHVLHLEEDRPLYSDHNIMKDLVKSAEVLEEVEKAIGSLE; encoded by the coding sequence ATGCCGGTAATACTTAGCGGAGCGGGATTGACCGTTGAAAAATTGGTGCAGATCGCCCGCCACAATGAAAAAGTCGAGTTGGCCCCGGAAGCCCTGGAGCGCATCAAACAATGCCGGGCAATGCTGGAGGACAAGATCAAGGCCCGGGAGATCATGTACGGCGTCAACACCGGCATCGGGGAGTTCTCGGAGACGGTGCTTACCGACGACCAGGTGAAGGATTTCCAGAAATACCTGATATACAACCATGCCGCCGGCATCGGCGAACCGGTCCCCATCGAGCAGGTGCGGGCCGCCATGGCCGGGCGGATCAACGTCCATGCCCACGGCAACAGCGGCTGCCGGCCGGAGATAACCCAGACCTATATCGATATGCTGAACAAAGGGGTCACCCCGGTGGTCTGCCAAAAGGGATCGGTGGGAGCCTGCGGCGACCTGGCCCCCATGTCGCAGATAGCGCTTCTGTTGATGGGCGAGGGCGAGGCTTTTTATAAAGGCGAGCGCCTGCCGGGCAAGAAGGCCATGGACAAGGCCGGCATCCCCGTTCCCGGTTTGCAGGCCCGCGACGGTCTGGCTGCCATCAACGGCTCCAACCTGCTTACGGCCATGAGCGCCCTGACCCTGTACGATTTTAACCGCTGGCTCAAGCAGGCCGAGATCGCCTGCGCCATGAGCTTAGAATCGCTGATGGCCAACCTGAAGCCCTACGACATCCGGCTCCACCAGGTGCGCGGCTTCAAGGGCGCCCAGCGAAGCTCCAAGGCCATCCTGGCCTGCATCCAGGGCAGCGACCTTCAGACCGGTAAGATCAAGACCAAGGTGCAGGACGCCTACTCCATGCGAAGCACGCCCCAGGTCATCGGCGCCGCCCATGATGCCATCGCCTATGCCAAATCCCAGGTGGAGATCGAGCTGAACGGGGTGGGCGACAACCCCATCTTCCTGCCGGAGTTCAAACTGACCCTGACCGGGGCCAATTTTCAGGGCTCGCCGGTCTGCCTGCCCATGGACATGGCCGGTGCCGCCATCACCATGGTTTGCGTTCTCAGCGAGCGCCGCCTGAACCGCCTTACCAACCCGGCCTTAAGCGTGGGCCTGCCATCATTCCTCACCAAGGGAGCGGGCATGTTCAGCGGGATGATGCTCAGCCAGTACACCGCCGACATGCTGATCGTGGAGCAGCGCATCCTGTGCATGCCGGCCAGCATCCAGTCCATTCCGGCGGCCGCCGACCAGGAGGACTTCGTATCCATGGGCATGAATACCGCCCTCAAGAACAACCAGATACTGGACAACGCCTACGGCATATTGGGCATCGAGATGATGGCGGCCGCCCAGGCCCTGGATTTCAGGGATTTCAGCTTCGGCCAGGGCGTAAACAAGGCCCGGGAGGTAATCCGCAAACATGTGCTGCATCTGGAGGAGGACCGGCCCCTGTATTCCGATCATAATATCATGAAGGATCTGGTGAAATCGGCCGAGGTGCTGGAGGAAGTTGAGAAAGCCATCGGAAGTTTGGAATAA
- a CDS encoding M48 family metallopeptidase encodes MILIIGILLFGFIVSSLLSGLNLSYLRASIKKGLPPEVSDLFDEQKIAQIARYTADKTKLGYWSEFISTAVVVILFAAGIVPQITLWADALKVAPLLQGLAVILVLLLIGYLSGIPASLYSDFKLEKKYGFSTITPKTWIGDQIKSLLVSALLMGLLFSGFYLFINWLESWWWLAAWGLVVIFSLLMIFIAPVLLMPLFNKFVPLEDEELKNKILEMARKADFPLAGVFQMDASKRSTHDNAFFTGMGKTRRIVFYDTMVKNYSHQELLSVMGHEIGHWKEKHVFKLIFTVSVFSGILLFLASRILAHPWIYNAIGLGDLFGRAGFSGAIVGVALYVAAILFEPLNLLLSPFMNWLSRRYEYQSDAHSLKLNPSAADMKGALIKLSQKNLSNLFPHPLYVIFHYSHPPLLARLKAIDDQVRRNV; translated from the coding sequence ATGATTTTAATAATCGGCATCCTGCTTTTCGGATTTATTGTTTCCAGCCTGCTGTCGGGGCTTAATCTGTCGTACCTCCGAGCCAGCATTAAAAAAGGATTGCCCCCGGAGGTCTCGGACCTTTTTGACGAGCAGAAGATAGCCCAGATCGCCCGCTATACTGCGGACAAGACCAAACTGGGGTATTGGAGCGAGTTTATTTCAACCGCTGTGGTGGTGATCCTCTTTGCGGCCGGCATCGTGCCACAGATCACGCTGTGGGCCGATGCGCTGAAGGTCGCGCCGCTGCTGCAGGGGCTGGCGGTGATACTCGTTTTATTGCTTATAGGCTACTTGTCCGGCATACCGGCCTCGCTGTATTCCGATTTCAAGCTGGAGAAAAAATACGGCTTCTCCACCATCACCCCCAAGACCTGGATAGGCGACCAGATAAAGAGCCTGCTGGTCTCCGCTCTTTTGATGGGCCTGCTGTTCTCCGGTTTCTATCTTTTCATCAACTGGCTGGAGAGCTGGTGGTGGCTGGCAGCCTGGGGCCTGGTGGTAATCTTTTCCCTGCTGATGATATTCATCGCCCCGGTGTTGCTGATGCCGCTGTTCAACAAGTTCGTGCCGCTGGAAGATGAAGAACTGAAGAATAAGATACTGGAAATGGCCAGGAAAGCCGATTTCCCCCTGGCCGGGGTTTTCCAGATGGATGCTTCCAAGCGCAGTACCCACGACAACGCCTTTTTCACTGGGATGGGCAAGACCCGCCGCATCGTGTTCTACGACACCATGGTAAAAAACTACAGCCACCAGGAATTGCTGTCAGTAATGGGCCACGAGATCGGTCATTGGAAAGAGAAACACGTCTTCAAGCTGATATTCACGGTATCGGTTTTCTCCGGGATATTGCTGTTCCTGGCCTCTCGCATACTGGCCCACCCCTGGATATACAATGCCATCGGCCTGGGCGATCTTTTCGGGCGGGCAGGTTTCAGCGGGGCCATAGTCGGCGTGGCCTTGTACGTGGCGGCCATATTGTTCGAACCGCTGAATCTGCTTCTGTCGCCGTTCATGAACTGGCTGTCCCGAAGATATGAATACCAGTCCGATGCCCACTCGCTGAAGCTCAATCCCTCGGCCGCTGACATGAAAGGGGCGCTGATAAAACTGAGCCAGAAGAACCTAAGCAACCTGTTCCCGCACCCGCTGTATGTGATATTTCATTATTCCCATCCGCCTCTGCTGGCCCGGTTGAAGGCGATAGATGACCAAGTCCGGCGTAACGTATAA
- a CDS encoding transposase, translating to MHHVELKRFYLPGAIYFITSVTEGRIPLFVNEKNLIILANIIVTEKERLGFLVSGYALLPDHIHLIIKPGESANISRIMATIKALCAKAINARLNTTGKVWQHQFMDHIIRTSKDYQRHIEYIHRNPLKHGLVNDIKEYRWSSWHQYQGTPPEDIKVDVLDIKPGRMF from the coding sequence ATGCATCACGTAGAATTAAAAAGGTTTTATTTGCCGGGAGCAATTTATTTTATCACCAGCGTAACGGAAGGCCGCATCCCATTATTTGTAAATGAGAAAAATCTCATAATATTGGCAAATATCATTGTTACAGAAAAAGAAAGATTGGGCTTTCTTGTTTCTGGTTATGCATTGTTGCCCGATCATATTCATCTAATTATAAAACCCGGCGAAAGTGCCAATATCTCAAGAATAATGGCAACGATTAAAGCTCTTTGTGCAAAAGCTATCAATGCTCGGTTGAACACGACAGGCAAGGTTTGGCAACACCAGTTCATGGACCATATAATCCGTACATCTAAAGATTACCAACGGCATATTGAATATATTCATCGCAATCCCTTAAAACACGGCTTGGTCAATGACATCAAAGAGTACAGATGGTCAAGCTGGCATCAATATCAGGGAACACCGCCGGAAGATATTAAGGTTGATGTATTGGATATTAAACCCGGTCGGATGTTTTGA